The following proteins are encoded in a genomic region of Streptomyces sp. NBC_01723:
- a CDS encoding response regulator transcription factor, with protein MSDPTEANGTAGADEAAEPAQPADGTAGERRVRVVLVDDHRMFRTGVQAEIGQTAQTGVEVVGEAADVDQAVTVITATRPEVVLLDVHLPGGGGVEVLRRCAPLMSDTERPVRFLALSVSDAAEDVIGVIRGGARGYVTKTITGTDLVNSVFRVQEGDAVFSPRLAGFVLDAFASTDAPPVDEDLDRLTQREREVLRLIARGYAYKEIAKQLYISVKTVESHVSAVLRKLQLSNRHELTRWATARRLV; from the coding sequence ATGAGCGACCCGACCGAGGCGAACGGTACGGCGGGAGCGGACGAGGCGGCCGAGCCCGCGCAGCCGGCCGACGGCACCGCGGGGGAGCGGCGCGTGCGTGTGGTGCTCGTCGACGACCACCGCATGTTCCGCACCGGCGTCCAGGCCGAGATCGGCCAGACCGCGCAGACCGGCGTCGAGGTCGTCGGGGAGGCCGCCGACGTCGACCAGGCCGTCACGGTGATCACCGCGACCCGCCCCGAGGTCGTGCTGCTCGACGTCCACCTCCCGGGCGGTGGTGGCGTCGAGGTCCTGCGCCGCTGCGCCCCCCTGATGAGCGACACCGAGCGCCCCGTCCGCTTCCTCGCCCTCTCCGTCTCGGACGCGGCGGAGGACGTGATCGGCGTGATCCGCGGCGGCGCCCGAGGCTACGTGACCAAGACGATCACCGGCACCGACCTGGTGAACTCGGTCTTCCGCGTCCAGGAGGGCGACGCCGTCTTCTCCCCGCGTCTGGCCGGTTTCGTCCTGGACGCGTTCGCCTCGACCGACGCCCCGCCGGTCGACGAGGACCTGGACCGCCTCACCCAGCGCGAGCGCGAGGTGCTGCGCCTGATCGCCCGGGGCTACGCGTACAAGGAGATCGCCAAGCAGCTGTACATCTCGGTGAAGACGGTCGAGTCCCACGTCTCGGCGGTCCTCCGCAAGCTCCAGCTGTCCAACCGCCACGAGCTGACGCGGTGGGCGACGGCGCGACGGCTGGTGTGA
- a CDS encoding class II aldolase/adducin family protein, producing the protein MHGTPGATPPPPLPTDKLRFAMPPMHDSLEDERRHRKERLASALRLFGRYGFEDGVSGHITARDPEYTDCFWVNPFGMPFAHITVSDLVLANSDGQVVQGGHHVNQAAFTVHSQVHAARPDVVAVAHCHSVHGRALSALGDLLDPITQESCAFYEDHALYDSYSGVAVDAEEGRRIARVLGSGKALVLRNHGLLTVGDSVDAAAWWFLSLERSCQVQLTARAAGRPVLIDHRQAVATREQLGGDLVAWINYQPLWQEISRSEPDLFD; encoded by the coding sequence ATGCACGGGACGCCCGGGGCCACTCCGCCCCCGCCGCTGCCCACCGACAAGCTGCGGTTCGCGATGCCGCCGATGCACGACTCGCTCGAGGACGAACGCCGGCACCGCAAGGAACGGCTCGCGAGCGCGCTGCGCCTCTTCGGCCGGTACGGCTTCGAGGACGGCGTCTCCGGACACATCACCGCCCGCGATCCCGAGTACACCGACTGCTTCTGGGTCAATCCGTTCGGCATGCCCTTCGCCCACATCACCGTGAGCGACCTCGTGCTGGCCAACTCCGACGGCCAGGTGGTGCAGGGCGGCCACCACGTCAACCAGGCCGCCTTCACCGTGCACTCCCAGGTCCACGCCGCCCGCCCGGACGTCGTCGCGGTCGCCCACTGCCACTCGGTGCACGGGCGCGCGCTGTCGGCCCTCGGCGACCTGCTCGACCCGATCACCCAGGAGAGCTGCGCCTTCTACGAGGACCACGCGCTGTACGACTCCTACTCGGGCGTCGCCGTCGACGCCGAGGAGGGACGGCGCATCGCCCGGGTGCTCGGCTCCGGCAAGGCGCTCGTGCTGCGCAACCACGGACTGCTGACGGTGGGCGACTCGGTGGACGCGGCGGCCTGGTGGTTCCTGTCGCTGGAGCGGTCCTGCCAGGTGCAGCTGACGGCCCGGGCGGCGGGACGGCCGGTCCTGATCGACCACCGCCAGGCGGTGGCCACCCGGGAGCAGCTCGGCGGCGACCTGGTGGCGTGGATCAACTACCAGCCCCTGTGGCAGGAGATCAGCCGGAGCGAGCCGGACCTCTTCGACTGA
- a CDS encoding C40 family peptidase codes for MASHRKSRPTGSRVTGLRTPALATAALTSVALLSQTANATPSDDDRPSLEEVEKKVDDLYRQAGSATEKYNAAKEKTAKQRKKVDTLLDDVAQRTQKLNDAREELGSFASAQYRTGTAVPETATFLLADSPQEYFDQNQLMGRLTGRQKTAVDDYVTQQSETMKKRREATESLETLTGSQQDLKTAKSTVQKKLATARELLSKLTAEEKARLAAIERKKQEEAARKAAELAEQQAAERERREEAARQESGGGTSSGSSESGGNGSSGSSTPDSSYGTKAEKALAFARAQIGKPYVWGATGPGSYDCSGLTQAAWKAAGVTLPRVTYDQVNAGTTVPVSQALPGDLVFFYDDLSHVGLYIGNGMMIHAPKPGAYVREESIYYDGESSIHSVVRPA; via the coding sequence TTGGCGTCGCACCGCAAGTCGCGCCCCACCGGTTCACGCGTCACGGGCCTACGGACCCCGGCCCTCGCCACAGCGGCCCTCACCTCCGTCGCCCTGCTGTCCCAGACAGCGAACGCCACCCCGTCGGACGACGACAGGCCGAGCCTCGAAGAGGTCGAGAAGAAGGTCGACGACCTCTACCGCCAGGCGGGGTCGGCCACCGAGAAGTACAACGCGGCCAAGGAGAAGACGGCCAAGCAGCGCAAGAAGGTCGACACCCTCCTCGACGACGTCGCCCAGCGCACCCAGAAGCTCAACGACGCCCGCGAGGAGCTGGGTTCCTTCGCCTCCGCGCAGTACCGCACGGGCACGGCGGTCCCGGAGACGGCGACCTTCCTGCTCGCGGACTCGCCGCAGGAGTACTTCGACCAGAACCAGCTGATGGGCCGGCTCACCGGCCGTCAGAAGACCGCGGTCGACGACTACGTCACGCAGCAGTCCGAGACGATGAAGAAGCGCCGGGAGGCCACCGAGAGCCTGGAGACGCTCACCGGCTCGCAGCAGGACCTGAAGACGGCCAAGTCGACCGTCCAGAAGAAGCTCGCCACCGCGCGTGAGCTGCTGTCGAAGCTGACCGCCGAGGAGAAGGCCCGGCTCGCGGCGATCGAGAGGAAGAAGCAGGAGGAGGCTGCCCGCAAGGCCGCGGAGCTGGCCGAGCAGCAGGCAGCGGAGCGCGAGCGGCGGGAGGAGGCCGCACGGCAGGAGAGCGGCGGTGGCACCTCCTCCGGTTCCTCGGAGTCCGGCGGCAACGGCTCGTCGGGCTCCTCGACGCCGGACTCGTCGTACGGCACCAAGGCCGAGAAGGCACTCGCGTTCGCCCGCGCCCAGATCGGCAAGCCGTACGTCTGGGGCGCCACCGGCCCCGGCTCCTACGACTGCTCCGGCCTCACCCAGGCCGCCTGGAAGGCCGCGGGGGTGACGCTGCCGCGCGTCACGTACGACCAGGTCAACGCCGGCACGACCGTCCCCGTCTCCCAGGCCCTCCCCGGTGACCTGGTCTTCTTCTACGACGACCTCAGCCACGTCGGCCTCTACATCGGCAACGGCATGATGATCCACGCCCCGAAGCCGGGCGCGTACGTCCGCGAGGAGTCGATCTACTACGACGGCGAGTCGTCGATCCACAGCGTGGTGCGCCCGGCCTGA
- a CDS encoding tellurite resistance/C4-dicarboxylate transporter family protein, whose translation MSSGTSSGTLPSPLRAWWAQRPPAAGAAVMATGILSVALHMTGHEVLSRIALFLACAAWLTLAVNFVHLLLAERPQWLTRAGTPGALTAVAATTVLGTRLSLLGWTTLAAALLALATLLWPVLLLLVVRHWGRRMPGAVFLGCVATEGLAVLGATLSAVTSTPWLAHAALVPFWLGIVLYLIALFRFDLRQVARGSGDHWVAGGALAISALAGAKLIAATGTGMYLWNSDDGAVLHDVTVFLLTLDLAWYVVLLVAEFVWPRVRYDVRRWSTVFPLGMTAAATLSVAAAIDVAWLDAPGRVLLWIAVAGWLAVAAGAVAQARAGLRSAGTSASAVTSTAPR comes from the coding sequence ATGTCGTCAGGCACGTCGTCAGGCACTCTCCCCTCCCCCCTGCGCGCCTGGTGGGCGCAGCGTCCACCGGCGGCCGGGGCCGCGGTCATGGCGACCGGCATCCTGTCGGTCGCCCTGCACATGACGGGACACGAGGTCCTGTCCCGCATCGCCCTGTTCCTTGCCTGCGCCGCCTGGCTGACCCTGGCGGTGAACTTCGTCCACCTGCTGCTGGCCGAGCGCCCGCAGTGGCTGACGCGGGCGGGGACACCGGGCGCGCTCACCGCGGTCGCCGCGACCACCGTGCTCGGCACCCGGCTCTCGCTGCTCGGCTGGACGACCCTGGCCGCCGCGCTGCTGGCGCTGGCGACGCTGCTGTGGCCGGTGCTGCTCCTCCTGGTCGTGCGGCACTGGGGGCGCAGGATGCCGGGGGCGGTGTTCCTGGGGTGCGTGGCCACGGAGGGGCTGGCGGTGCTCGGCGCCACGCTGTCCGCGGTCACCTCGACGCCCTGGCTGGCCCACGCGGCGCTGGTGCCGTTCTGGCTGGGGATCGTGCTCTACCTGATCGCGCTGTTCCGCTTCGATCTGCGGCAGGTGGCCCGGGGCTCCGGTGACCACTGGGTGGCGGGCGGGGCACTCGCCATCTCGGCCCTCGCCGGCGCCAAACTGATCGCGGCGACCGGCACCGGCATGTACCTGTGGAACTCCGACGACGGCGCCGTGCTGCACGACGTGACCGTCTTCCTGCTCACTCTCGACCTCGCCTGGTACGTCGTCCTGCTGGTCGCCGAGTTCGTCTGGCCGCGGGTCCGCTACGACGTGCGGCGCTGGTCGACGGTCTTCCCGCTCGGCATGACGGCGGCGGCGACGCTGTCCGTGGCCGCCGCGATCGACGTCGCGTGGCTGGACGCGCCCGGCCGGGTCCTGCTGTGGATCGCGGTGGCCGGGTGGCTGGCGGTCGCGGCGGGAGCGGTCGCCCAGGCCCGGGCCGGGCTGCGGTCCGCGGGCACGAGCGCCTCCGCCGTCACGTCCACAGCACCGCGATGA
- the pcrA gene encoding DNA helicase PcrA → MSSLFDDSFLASLQTPRGHEEEPPPPPEDGHGPEPVPHDLFGGKFDAPPERDRYYRDGAPRPALDPAALLDGLNDNQRAAVVHSGSPLLIVAGAGSGKTRVLTHRIAHLLAERGVHPGQILAITFTNKAAGEMKERVEQLVGPRANAMWVMTFHSACVRILRRESKRLGFTSSFSIYDAADSKRLMALVCRDLDLDPKRFPPKSFSAKISNLKNELIDEEDFAAQAADGFEKTLAQAYALYQSRLREANALDFDDLIMTTVNLLRAFPDVAEHYHRRFRHVMVDEYQDTNHAQYALVRELVGTSEHPVDVPPEAEVPPAELCVVGDADQSIYAFRGATIRNILQFEEDYPNATTILLEQNYRSTQTILTAANAVIERNESRRPKNLWTNQGAGAQITGYVADTEHDEAQFVADEIDRLTDAGEAKAGDVAVFYRTNAQSRVFEEVFIRTGLPYKVVGGVRFYERKEVRDVLAYLRVLANPEDSVPLRRILNVPKRGIGDRAEAMIDALSQREKISFPQALKRVDEAYGMAARSANAVKRFNTLMEDLRTIVESGAGPATVLEAILERTGYLAELQASTDPQDETRIENLQELAAVALEFEQERAEGEEAGTLADFLEKVALVADSDQIPDEEDGDGVVTLMTLHTAKGLEFPVVFLTGMEDGVFPHMRALGQAKELEEERRLAYVGITRARERLYLTRSTLRSAWGQPSYNPPSRFLEEIPAPHLEWKRTGANGPAPSAPVSGVAASLSSSRSRSSASGASGFATRRSAGAEQPTVSLAVGDRVTHDQFGLGTVVGVKGTGSNAEATIDFGDTKPKRLLLRYAPVEKL, encoded by the coding sequence ATGAGCAGCCTCTTTGACGACAGCTTCCTGGCGAGCCTCCAGACCCCCCGGGGTCACGAGGAGGAACCCCCGCCGCCGCCCGAGGACGGTCACGGACCGGAGCCGGTCCCGCACGATCTGTTCGGCGGGAAGTTCGACGCGCCTCCGGAGCGCGACCGGTACTACCGGGACGGCGCCCCGCGCCCCGCCCTGGACCCGGCCGCCCTCCTGGACGGGCTGAACGACAACCAGCGCGCCGCCGTGGTGCACTCCGGCTCCCCCCTGCTCATCGTGGCCGGCGCCGGCTCCGGCAAGACCCGCGTGCTCACCCACCGCATCGCCCACCTGCTGGCCGAGCGCGGCGTCCACCCGGGCCAGATCCTCGCGATCACCTTCACCAACAAGGCCGCCGGTGAGATGAAGGAGCGCGTCGAGCAGCTCGTGGGCCCGCGCGCCAACGCGATGTGGGTGATGACCTTCCACAGCGCCTGCGTCCGCATCCTGCGCCGCGAGTCGAAGCGGCTCGGCTTCACGTCGTCCTTCTCGATCTACGACGCCGCCGACTCCAAGCGGCTCATGGCGCTGGTCTGCCGCGACCTCGACCTGGACCCCAAGCGTTTCCCGCCCAAGTCCTTCAGCGCCAAGATCAGCAACCTGAAGAACGAGCTGATCGACGAGGAGGACTTCGCCGCCCAGGCCGCCGACGGTTTCGAGAAGACCCTCGCCCAGGCGTACGCGCTCTACCAGTCGCGGCTGCGCGAGGCCAACGCCCTCGACTTCGACGACCTGATCATGACGACGGTCAACCTGCTCCGCGCCTTCCCGGACGTCGCCGAGCACTACCACCGCCGCTTCCGGCACGTCATGGTCGACGAGTACCAGGACACCAACCACGCCCAGTACGCCCTGGTGCGCGAGCTGGTCGGCACCTCCGAGCACCCGGTCGACGTGCCGCCCGAGGCCGAGGTCCCGCCCGCCGAGCTGTGCGTGGTGGGCGACGCCGACCAGTCGATCTACGCCTTCCGCGGCGCCACCATCCGCAACATCCTCCAGTTCGAGGAGGACTACCCGAACGCGACGACGATCCTCCTGGAGCAGAACTACCGCTCCACCCAGACCATCCTCACCGCCGCCAACGCGGTCATCGAGCGCAATGAGTCCCGCCGGCCCAAGAACCTGTGGACCAACCAGGGCGCCGGCGCGCAGATCACCGGGTACGTCGCCGACACCGAGCACGACGAGGCCCAGTTCGTCGCCGACGAGATAGACCGCCTCACGGACGCGGGCGAGGCCAAGGCGGGCGACGTCGCCGTCTTCTACCGCACCAACGCGCAGTCCCGTGTCTTCGAAGAGGTCTTCATCCGCACCGGCCTGCCCTACAAGGTCGTCGGCGGCGTCCGCTTCTACGAGCGCAAGGAGGTCCGGGACGTCCTGGCCTACCTGCGGGTGCTGGCCAACCCCGAGGACTCGGTGCCGCTGCGCCGGATCCTCAACGTCCCCAAGCGAGGCATCGGCGACCGGGCCGAGGCGATGATCGACGCCCTGTCGCAGCGCGAGAAGATCAGCTTCCCGCAGGCGCTCAAGCGCGTCGACGAGGCGTACGGCATGGCGGCGCGTTCCGCCAACGCCGTCAAGCGGTTCAACACGCTCATGGAGGACCTGCGCACCATCGTCGAGTCCGGCGCCGGACCGGCGACCGTTCTCGAGGCCATCCTCGAACGCACCGGCTACCTCGCCGAGTTGCAGGCGTCCACCGACCCGCAGGACGAGACCCGCATCGAGAACCTCCAGGAACTCGCGGCCGTCGCCCTGGAGTTCGAACAGGAGCGCGCCGAAGGTGAGGAGGCCGGCACCCTCGCCGACTTCCTGGAGAAGGTCGCGCTCGTCGCGGACTCCGACCAGATCCCGGACGAAGAGGACGGCGACGGCGTCGTCACCCTGATGACCCTGCACACCGCCAAGGGCCTGGAGTTCCCGGTCGTCTTCCTCACCGGCATGGAGGACGGCGTCTTCCCGCACATGCGCGCCCTCGGCCAGGCCAAGGAGCTGGAGGAGGAACGGCGGCTGGCGTACGTCGGCATCACCCGCGCCCGCGAGCGGCTCTACCTGACCCGGTCCACCCTGCGCAGCGCCTGGGGCCAGCCCTCCTACAACCCGCCCTCGCGCTTCCTGGAGGAGATCCCGGCCCCCCACCTGGAGTGGAAGCGCACCGGTGCGAACGGACCGGCTCCCTCCGCTCCGGTCTCGGGAGTGGCGGCCTCGCTGTCGTCGTCCCGTTCCCGCTCCTCGGCGTCGGGCGCGTCCGGCTTCGCCACCCGCCGGTCCGCCGGCGCGGAGCAGCCGACGGTGTCCCTGGCGGTCGGCGACCGTGTCACGCACGACCAGTTCGGGCTCGGAACGGTCGTCGGGGTCAAGGGCACCGGGTCCAACGCGGAGGCGACCATCGACTTCGGCGACACCAAGCCGAAGCGGCTGCTGCTGCGGTACGCGCCGGTGGAGAAGCTCTGA
- a CDS encoding PspC domain-containing protein codes for MTDHEHAATGPGPGSGPRPPRGAGPQDAAPAADATDAATGPGAGGHVPGPPHEFRRDRQHRTIAGVCAGLGRQCDLDPVIFRITLAVLSATGGIGLIFYGFAWLFVPADDEEENEARKLLTGRVDGQALAAVLFALVGCGVFLTMLHNGGVLTFAVVLSLLLAGAGYWSRQRRTPAPDPIAAQAVADAPPEAQAPPIMFTWPSWWRDPIVKDGTHDGGTGYLWGPPGSDERDIAAAVNIGRGAPHRGGHIPPGERRPRSPRTRGPRGIGGWVFLLALLAGFLGTRLTWDDQPLGTSVQTGLACALAVFGLGIAVSAFLGRTGAGSIFLAIITAALLAGSAALPKDVGTEWTRTTWRPTAVTDVRERYEVGVGDGTLDLSRLNVADGQTVTTRADVGVGRIKVVVPRDVTVRLSVEVGVGDIQLPGEKEKDVDVAPGKHKEVTLAPTVSDKDSGTLDLDLQVGLGQAEVTRAAS; via the coding sequence ATGACAGATCACGAGCACGCCGCGACGGGTCCGGGACCCGGCTCCGGCCCGCGCCCTCCACGGGGTGCCGGGCCGCAGGATGCCGCGCCCGCCGCGGATGCCACGGATGCCGCGACCGGCCCCGGCGCGGGCGGCCACGTCCCCGGGCCGCCGCACGAGTTCCGGCGCGACCGGCAGCACCGGACGATCGCCGGGGTCTGCGCCGGCCTCGGCCGGCAGTGCGACCTGGACCCGGTGATCTTCCGCATCACCCTCGCGGTGCTCTCCGCGACCGGCGGTATCGGCCTCATCTTCTACGGCTTCGCCTGGCTCTTCGTCCCCGCCGACGACGAGGAGGAGAACGAGGCGCGCAAGCTGCTGACCGGCCGGGTCGACGGTCAGGCCCTGGCCGCGGTGCTCTTCGCCCTGGTCGGCTGCGGAGTCTTCCTGACCATGCTGCACAACGGCGGGGTGCTCACCTTCGCCGTCGTGCTCTCGCTCCTCCTCGCGGGCGCCGGCTACTGGTCGCGGCAGCGGCGGACCCCCGCCCCCGACCCGATAGCCGCGCAGGCCGTCGCGGACGCCCCGCCGGAGGCGCAGGCGCCCCCGATCATGTTCACCTGGCCCTCCTGGTGGCGGGACCCCATAGTCAAGGACGGCACCCATGACGGCGGTACGGGCTACCTGTGGGGTCCGCCCGGCTCCGACGAGCGCGACATCGCCGCGGCCGTCAACATCGGCCGCGGCGCCCCGCACCGGGGCGGTCACATCCCGCCGGGTGAGCGACGCCCCCGGTCCCCCCGGACGCGCGGCCCACGCGGCATCGGCGGCTGGGTGTTCCTTCTCGCCCTGCTCGCCGGCTTCCTCGGCACCCGACTGACCTGGGACGACCAGCCGCTCGGCACCAGTGTCCAGACCGGACTGGCATGCGCGCTCGCCGTCTTCGGCCTCGGTATCGCGGTCAGCGCCTTCCTGGGGCGCACGGGAGCGGGGTCGATCTTCCTGGCGATCATCACGGCGGCCCTGCTCGCCGGGTCGGCGGCCCTCCCGAAGGACGTCGGCACCGAGTGGACCCGGACCACCTGGAGGCCGACGGCGGTGACCGACGTGCGCGAGCGGTACGAGGTCGGGGTGGGCGACGGCACGCTCGACCTCTCCCGGCTGAACGTGGCCGACGGGCAGACGGTCACCACCCGCGCCGACGTGGGCGTGGGCCGGATAAAGGTCGTCGTGCCGCGGGACGTGACCGTGCGGCTCAGCGTCGAGGTGGGCGTCGGTGACATCCAGCTGCCCGGGGAGAAGGAGAAGGACGTGGACGTGGCGCCCGGCAAGCACAAGGAGGTCACCCTGGCTCCCACCGTGAGCGACAAGGACAGCGGGACGCTCGACCTCGATCTCCAGGTCGGCCTCGGACAGGCGGAGGTGACCCGTGCTGCGTCATAG
- a CDS encoding C40 family peptidase encodes MGTHRRPRQRVTGGGRARTAATITLAGAATATGLGGTGHADPQPTAAQVRAKVDKLYQQAEVATEKYNGAKEKADAAEEHLEKLRDQAARKEDRLNSAREALGSVAAAQYRSGGLDPALQLALSADPDRYLDNAAFVERAGSRQTAAVGRVRKELRDIERLRGAARVELTSLTSRRAELKRHRETVTGKLETARRLLSRLTAEERTRSGQGTGDRASRSSAGDRQPLSAPSAQAPNSRAAAAVAYAYQKLGSPYVWGATGPDAFDCSGLTQAAYRAAGASLPRTTYAQIDAGRRVARSELLPGDLVFFYSGISHVGIYVGKGQMIHAPNPSAPVRVAPVDQMPFAGAARVV; translated from the coding sequence GTGGGAACGCACCGCAGGCCGCGACAGCGCGTGACGGGCGGCGGCAGGGCCCGTACGGCGGCCACCATCACCCTCGCGGGCGCGGCCACCGCGACGGGCCTGGGCGGGACCGGTCACGCCGATCCGCAGCCGACGGCGGCCCAGGTCAGGGCCAAGGTCGACAAGCTGTACCAGCAGGCTGAGGTCGCGACCGAGAAGTACAACGGCGCCAAGGAGAAGGCGGACGCCGCCGAAGAGCACCTGGAGAAGCTGCGGGATCAGGCCGCCCGCAAGGAGGACCGGTTGAACTCGGCCCGGGAGGCGCTGGGTTCGGTCGCCGCGGCGCAGTACCGCAGCGGCGGCCTCGACCCCGCCCTGCAGCTCGCGCTCTCCGCCGACCCCGACCGGTATCTCGACAACGCCGCCTTCGTCGAACGCGCGGGCAGCCGGCAGACGGCCGCCGTGGGCCGGGTACGCAAGGAGCTGCGGGACATCGAGCGACTGCGCGGCGCCGCCCGCGTCGAGCTGACCTCGCTGACCTCACGCCGGGCCGAACTGAAACGCCACCGCGAGACCGTCACCGGAAAGCTGGAGACGGCCCGCCGCCTGCTGTCCCGGCTGACCGCGGAGGAACGCACCCGGTCGGGCCAGGGCACGGGTGACCGCGCGTCCCGCTCGTCGGCGGGCGACCGGCAGCCACTGTCCGCCCCGTCCGCCCAGGCACCCAACTCCCGCGCCGCGGCGGCCGTCGCCTACGCCTACCAGAAGCTCGGCAGCCCCTACGTGTGGGGCGCGACCGGTCCGGACGCCTTCGACTGCTCCGGCCTCACCCAGGCCGCCTACCGCGCCGCGGGCGCCTCCCTCCCCCGCACCACCTACGCCCAGATCGACGCGGGCCGCCGCGTCGCCCGGTCCGAACTGCTCCCCGGTGACCTCGTCTTCTTCTACTCCGGCATCAGCCACGTCGGCATCTACGTCGGCAAGGGCCAGATGATCCACGCCCCGAACCCGTCGGCCCCGGTCCGCGTGGCACCCGTCGACCAGATGCCGTTCGCGGGGGCGGCGCGGGTGGTGTGA
- a CDS encoding PspC domain-containing protein, which produces MPEAAAAPLVEPRPPRKLYRSSDGRWLGGVARGLAGHLGLPVIWVRFAFVGLFMADGLGALLYAAFWFFVPLGVGGVDAQKPPSLVTAETSPDGRRRLVARKPDKGQIVALLLMVVVALVFVGNVDLGGGARVYLWPTVLVGAGVALVWRQADNARRARWAEVGRHRRTVTLLRSVGGVLLVTAGVTGIFVLQGSAAHLGSVLQAALAVLVGITLLAGPYLVRMTQDLSEERLMRIRAQERAEVAAHVHDSVLHTLTLIQRNAENAGEVRRLARAQERDLRSWLYKPEGNGKDEDDEPTTLAEAVKRNAAEVEDKHGVPIEVVVVGDCPLDDGIGAQMQAAREAMVNAAKYGGEGGAVQVFAEVEGRRVFVSVRDRGPGFDLDSIPADRMGVRESIIGRMERNGGTARLRAVPDGGTEVELEMERAEKTS; this is translated from the coding sequence ATGCCGGAAGCCGCAGCAGCACCCCTCGTCGAACCGCGGCCGCCGCGCAAGCTCTACCGCAGCAGTGACGGACGCTGGCTCGGTGGCGTGGCGCGGGGGCTGGCCGGCCATCTCGGCCTGCCCGTCATCTGGGTGCGGTTCGCCTTCGTCGGTCTGTTCATGGCCGACGGGCTGGGCGCGCTGCTGTACGCGGCCTTCTGGTTCTTCGTGCCGCTGGGCGTCGGCGGCGTCGACGCGCAGAAGCCGCCGTCCCTCGTCACGGCCGAGACCTCGCCGGACGGCCGCCGCAGACTCGTCGCCCGCAAGCCGGACAAGGGCCAGATCGTCGCCCTGCTCCTCATGGTCGTCGTCGCCCTGGTCTTCGTGGGCAACGTCGACCTCGGCGGCGGTGCCCGCGTCTACCTCTGGCCGACCGTGCTCGTAGGCGCCGGCGTCGCCCTCGTCTGGCGCCAGGCGGACAACGCGCGCCGGGCCCGCTGGGCCGAGGTGGGCCGCCACCGGCGCACCGTCACGCTGCTGCGCTCGGTGGGCGGCGTCCTGCTGGTGACGGCGGGTGTCACCGGCATCTTCGTCCTCCAGGGCTCCGCCGCCCATCTCGGTTCCGTCCTGCAGGCGGCGCTCGCCGTCCTGGTCGGCATCACGCTCCTCGCCGGTCCCTACCTGGTGCGGATGACGCAGGACCTCTCCGAGGAGCGGCTGATGCGCATCCGCGCGCAGGAGCGCGCCGAGGTCGCCGCCCATGTCCACGACTCGGTGCTGCACACCCTGACCCTGATCCAGCGCAACGCGGAGAACGCGGGGGAGGTGCGCCGCCTCGCCCGCGCCCAGGAGCGCGACCTGCGCTCCTGGCTCTACAAGCCGGAGGGCAACGGGAAGGACGAGGACGACGAGCCCACCACCCTCGCCGAGGCCGTGAAGCGCAATGCCGCGGAGGTCGAGGACAAGCACGGAGTCCCCATCGAGGTCGTGGTCGTGGGCGACTGCCCGCTCGACGACGGAATCGGCGCACAGATGCAGGCCGCGCGCGAGGCGATGGTGAACGCGGCCAAGTACGGTGGCGAGGGCGGCGCCGTACAGGTCTTCGCCGAAGTCGAGGGCAGGAGGGTCTTCGTGTCCGTCCGCGATCGCGGCCCCGGCTTCGACCTCGACTCGATACCCGCCGACCGTATGGGCGTCAGAGAATCGATCATCGGCCGCATGGAGCGCAACGGCGGCACGGCGCGACTGCGCGCGGTGCCGGACGGCGGCACGGAGGTCGAACTGGAAATGGAGAGGGCGGAGAAGACGTCATGA
- a CDS encoding DoxX family protein yields the protein MTHGMRGDVYSSRQNGGDWRDNAARYALLPLRIFLGVTFIYAGLDKLTDSAFMKDSGAGSIGDMMRTVRDSSAIPALVDMALKSPSGFGYAIALGELAVGIGTLLGLLTRLAALGGALISLSLWLTVSWASDPYYYGNDLAYLMAWLPLVLAGAPLLSIDAALRSRRRDRSEGAYR from the coding sequence ATGACGCACGGTATGCGGGGCGATGTGTACTCCTCCCGGCAGAACGGCGGCGACTGGCGGGACAACGCCGCCAGGTACGCCCTCCTGCCCCTGCGGATCTTTCTCGGCGTCACCTTCATCTACGCGGGCCTCGACAAGCTCACCGACAGCGCCTTCATGAAGGACTCGGGCGCCGGTTCCATCGGCGACATGATGCGGACCGTCCGGGACTCCTCGGCCATCCCCGCGCTGGTCGACATGGCCCTGAAGAGCCCGTCCGGCTTCGGCTACGCCATCGCCCTGGGCGAACTGGCCGTCGGCATCGGCACCCTGCTCGGCCTGCTGACCCGCCTGGCCGCACTCGGCGGCGCCCTGATCTCGCTCAGCCTGTGGCTGACCGTCAGCTGGGCCTCCGATCCGTACTACTACGGCAACGATCTCGCCTACCTCATGGCCTGGCTCCCCCTCGTCCTCGCGGGCGCGCCACTCCTCTCCATCGACGCCGCCCTGCGCTCCCGGCGCCGGGACCGGTCGGAGGGCGCCTACCGGTAG